One Peptostreptococcus equinus genomic window carries:
- a CDS encoding C40 family peptidase: MRYLEKTSKKVIATALIACMFSAIGGGLLSDADTASQMEVVGDSVKSSTNYRRESKNISMKSSVSLYATGFYKMGNRWIYLENGMQKNGWITYKGVNYYIRDDYSLPQSTFEKIDGYYYYFDRNGIMVKNQKVKLGGEIYQFDSNGRSIKPDRKTDFRVTSEQERLYNLGEDILDAAKDKYDRGITYNTVISNGYAKKSTDANVNINNLGNANADKNQKNDVKRDKKTESNKNETNKTETNKNSNNIDSKSASKVISSAQSKIGSPYVWGATGPSSFDCSGLMQYAFSSAGVSLPRVSADQAKVGSYVSRSDLKPGDMVFWGEPVHHVGLYVGNGEYIHAPYPGTSVEKAKLGEYTTARRVLK, translated from the coding sequence ATGCGATATTTAGAAAAGACAAGTAAAAAAGTTATTGCAACAGCATTAATTGCATGCATGTTTTCTGCAATAGGTGGAGGATTACTTTCAGATGCAGATACTGCTAGTCAAATGGAAGTAGTTGGTGATTCAGTAAAAAGTTCAACTAACTACAGAAGAGAAAGTAAAAATATTTCTATGAAATCATCTGTATCTCTGTATGCTACAGGTTTTTATAAGATGGGAAATAGATGGATATACTTGGAAAATGGTATGCAAAAAAATGGTTGGATAACTTATAAGGGAGTAAATTATTATATAAGAGATGATTATAGTTTGCCACAAAGCACTTTTGAAAAAATAGATGGATATTATTACTATTTTGATAGAAATGGTATTATGGTAAAAAATCAAAAGGTTAAACTTGGCGGCGAGATTTATCAATTCGATTCAAATGGCCGTTCTATAAAGCCAGATAGAAAGACTGATTTTAGAGTAACATCAGAACAAGAAAGGCTTTATAATTTAGGTGAAGATATATTGGATGCAGCTAAAGATAAGTATGATAGAGGCATTACATATAATACGGTAATCTCTAATGGCTATGCAAAGAAATCTACTGATGCAAATGTAAATATTAATAATTTAGGAAATGCTAATGCTGATAAAAATCAAAAAAATGATGTGAAAAGAGATAAGAAGACCGAATCAAATAAAAATGAAACTAATAAAACTGAAACAAATAAAAACTCAAATAATATAGATTCAAAGTCTGCATCGAAAGTAATTTCATCAGCTCAGTCTAAAATAGGTAGTCCGTATGTATGGGGAGCTACAGGTCCTAGTTCTTTTGATTGTTCTGGCCTTATGCAATATGCATTTTCGTCTGCGGGAGTTAGTTTGCCTAGAGTGTCAGCTGATCAAGCAAAAGTAGGATCATATGTATCTAGATCAGATCTTAAACCTGGAGATATGGTATTCTGGGGTGAACCAGTACATCATGTTGGTTTATATGTTGGTAATGGAGAATATATACACGCACCATATCCAGGAACATCTGTAGAAAAAGCAAAATTAGGTGAATATACAACTGCTAGAAGAGTATTAAAATAA
- a CDS encoding O-acetyl-ADP-ribose deacetylase, with the protein MPFKILKTDITKLKVDAIVNAANSSLLGGGGVDGAIHRVAGPKLLEECKSLNGCQTGHAKITKAYNLPAKFVIHTVGPVYKDGNHGEKNLLESAYENSLKLAKENNLKSVAFPLISSGVYGYPQDKAIEVAINQIKKFLLNNDMNVMLILFSEELFKMSNEICKNIEY; encoded by the coding sequence ATGCCATTTAAAATATTAAAAACTGATATAACTAAATTAAAAGTTGATGCGATTGTAAATGCAGCCAATTCTTCTCTACTAGGTGGTGGTGGTGTAGATGGTGCAATTCACAGAGTTGCTGGACCAAAACTATTAGAAGAATGTAAATCTCTAAATGGTTGTCAAACAGGACATGCTAAAATAACTAAAGCTTATAATCTCCCAGCAAAATTTGTAATTCACACAGTTGGCCCAGTATATAAAGATGGTAATCATGGAGAAAAAAATTTATTAGAATCCGCCTATGAAAATTCATTGAAACTTGCTAAGGAGAATAATTTAAAATCCGTAGCATTCCCACTAATATCTTCCGGAGTCTATGGATATCCCCAAGATAAAGCCATTGAAGTAGCAATAAATCAGATAAAAAAATTCTTACTCAATAATGATATGAATGTTATGCTAATATTGTTTAGCGAAGAGTTGTTTAAAATGAGTAATGAGATTTGTAAAAATATAGAGTATTAG
- a CDS encoding YjjG family noncanonical pyrimidine nucleotidase gives MFRYILWDIDRTLLNFDLSEDKSLKMAFEKFNLGNCSDKQLDEYKIINKKYWDLLEQGKISKEGVLYGRFEEFFSLYNIDKSIVKKFNSYYQECLGLTPIFNENALEVVRYLKGKYKQFAVTNGTATAQIAKLKNSGLDKILDFVFISEKIGYAKPFIGFFDKIFEYTNDRNCDKYLIIGDSLTSDIQGGINAGIQTCWYNPYNTKIADDIKISYTINNLKQVLDIINM, from the coding sequence ATGTTTAGATATATTTTATGGGATATAGATAGAACCCTATTGAATTTCGATTTATCAGAAGATAAATCTCTAAAAATGGCATTTGAAAAGTTTAACTTAGGGAATTGTAGTGATAAACAATTAGATGAATATAAAATCATAAATAAAAAATATTGGGATCTTTTAGAACAAGGTAAAATTAGCAAAGAGGGAGTCTTATATGGACGTTTTGAAGAATTTTTTTCTTTATATAATATAGACAAATCAATAGTAAAAAAATTTAATTCATACTATCAAGAATGCCTAGGACTTACTCCAATATTCAATGAAAATGCATTGGAAGTAGTAAGATACTTAAAAGGAAAATATAAACAATTTGCAGTTACAAATGGAACTGCAACAGCACAAATAGCCAAGTTAAAAAATTCTGGTCTAGATAAAATTTTAGATTTTGTATTTATTTCAGAAAAGATAGGTTATGCAAAGCCTTTTATAGGTTTTTTTGACAAGATATTTGAATATACAAATGACAGAAACTGCGACAAATATTTAATAATAGGAGATTCATTAACGAGTGATATTCAAGGTGGAATTAATGCAGGGATTCAGACTTGTTGGTACAATCCTTATAACACTAAAATTGCAGATGACATTAAAATAAGTTATACAATTAATAATTTAAAACAAGTATTAGATATAATAAACATGTAG
- the murJ gene encoding murein biosynthesis integral membrane protein MurJ: MSKAAKATILLMIVTIFSKFIGLARDSVLASAYGTGKYAAVYSTANNIPIVLFAVIGSALATSLIPLYNKLRVEDSEQRALGFLNTVINIVILVCIVLSIVGIIFAGPIVKIFAPGYKGDIFQLCVQYTRILLPSIIFVALANIYTAYLQIKKRYVVPGFIGMPYSIIVIISILISAHTDPIILVIGTFIAIMSKAIFQMPFVYKEGYKYSYKLDLKDPVMKDMMVLIIPVVIGVGANQINSIVDKSLASLLGTNVVASFNYAVRLYEFVQALLITSILSVIYPKLASLAVSKQINIFVDSLKKTMNIIIVVLVPVIIGCGVLAGPIVEILFQRNAFTSKDTIMTANILIIYVTGILAFSLRDVISRGFYSMEDSKTPMINSIIAIVFNIGLNLLFIKPLGYRGLALATAISSYIGLFLFFISLKKKVNKFSVRDNIEVFVKSLIASVLMSVVVLLVFNFLKPILFANLIMKVITLGISILFGMAMYGVVMYFMKVDEYNMLLNLFKTGFDSKIKLIKK; this comes from the coding sequence ATGTCAAAAGCAGCTAAAGCTACCATCTTGTTGATGATAGTTACAATTTTTTCTAAATTTATTGGTTTAGCTAGAGATAGTGTACTTGCATCAGCATATGGAACTGGAAAATATGCTGCTGTTTATTCCACAGCAAATAATATACCAATTGTGCTTTTTGCTGTGATTGGTTCAGCACTAGCAACTAGTCTAATACCACTTTATAATAAACTTAGAGTAGAAGATTCAGAGCAAAGAGCTCTAGGATTTTTAAATACAGTAATAAATATAGTAATATTAGTGTGTATAGTATTATCTATAGTAGGAATAATATTTGCGGGACCAATAGTAAAAATATTTGCACCAGGTTACAAAGGTGATATATTTCAATTATGTGTACAATATACTAGGATTTTGCTACCGAGTATAATTTTTGTTGCATTAGCTAATATTTATACTGCATACTTACAGATAAAGAAGAGATATGTAGTACCAGGATTTATTGGTATGCCTTATAGTATAATAGTTATAATATCAATTTTGATAAGTGCTCATACAGACCCGATTATTTTAGTGATTGGTACATTTATAGCAATAATGTCAAAAGCAATATTTCAAATGCCTTTTGTATATAAAGAAGGATATAAATATTCATATAAATTGGATTTAAAGGATCCAGTAATGAAAGATATGATGGTGTTGATTATACCAGTAGTGATTGGTGTAGGTGCAAATCAAATTAACTCTATTGTAGATAAATCGTTGGCATCTTTGCTTGGAACAAATGTAGTTGCTTCGTTTAATTATGCTGTTAGACTATATGAATTTGTGCAAGCATTACTTATTACTTCAATTTTATCGGTAATATATCCTAAACTTGCAAGTTTAGCTGTATCTAAGCAAATAAATATATTTGTTGATAGTTTGAAGAAAACAATGAATATTATAATAGTTGTATTAGTACCTGTTATTATTGGATGTGGGGTGCTTGCCGGACCAATTGTAGAAATATTATTCCAAAGAAATGCATTTACGTCAAAAGATACTATAATGACAGCAAATATATTAATTATATATGTAACAGGCATACTAGCATTTTCTTTAAGAGATGTAATATCTAGAGGATTTTATTCAATGGAAGATAGTAAAACTCCTATGATAAATAGTATTATAGCTATAGTATTTAATATAGGATTGAATTTACTATTTATTAAACCACTTGGCTATAGAGGTTTAGCTCTTGCAACTGCAATATCATCATATATAGGTTTATTTTTATTTTTTATAAGTTTGAAAAAGAAAGTAAATAAATTTTCTGTACGAGATAATATAGAAGTTTTTGTAAAATCACTAATAGCATCTGTATTAATGTCTGTAGTGGTATTGTTAGTATTTAATTTCTTAAAACCTATATTGTTTGCAAATTTAATAATGAAAGTTATAACTTTGGGTATATCAATTTTATTTGGTATGGCAATGTATGGTGTAGTGATGTATTTTATGAAAGTAGATGAATATAATATGTTATTGAATTTGTTTAAAACTGGTTTTGATTCAAAAATAAAATTAATAAAAAAATAA
- a CDS encoding family 10 glycosylhydrolase, which produces MRNKKFVISLFILFLSGIFAIYNIEDVNAEEEMRGAWVASVYNMDWPKTSYYNPSAQKAEYIKLLDHLKSTGINTVIFQVRPESDALYKSNINPWSRFLTGTQGKYPGYDPLQFVIDESHKRGIKVHAWFNPYRAWMNPDKSGSTPTNPMNLHPDWVIKYNNKWFYDPGKPEVTNYIVNTVNEVVRNYNIDGIHFDDYFYPDSNFPDYNTYKKYGSGNIDDWRRNNINNMLKKVNTGIKSIKPGLVFGVSPSGIWRNSSSDSNGSNTSGSESYAVQYADTRYWIKNNLIDYVVPQVYWKIGNTRADYATLIKWWSDQMVGSNVKLYIGQGIYKHGQDDVYGENVAIEIKNQILLNRKYPNIKGSMYFSASDIVNSSQVTNDLKSLYLARYPYQNSMMGANRSDTAVEISKKSWPNGTGTVVLVNGYEPYVGVISSPLASLRNAPILLSSKSYISEPTINEIKRLGAKKIILIGDENSIDKSQLDKLNTAISGLSYEKIYGKDIYEVSNKIAENISQNKPVNNVYVVGENGLADAISIASKASYERNPIIVTNYIKNNNPENVYFVGGDMIISNNIIKQISNVLSKDLTNSRIAGANRIDTNSLVVRKFYTKLFTKEAFVTRADALIDAVTISVFAQRTDSPTILAGKSINSLQNDVLYPRSVSLLYKVGGGINTYTYNKIYELLYGVMQ; this is translated from the coding sequence ATGAGAAATAAAAAATTTGTTATTAGTTTGTTTATACTATTTTTAAGTGGAATATTTGCTATTTACAATATTGAAGATGTAAACGCTGAAGAAGAAATGAGAGGGGCTTGGGTTGCCAGTGTTTATAATATGGATTGGCCAAAGACATCATATTATAATCCAAGCGCTCAGAAAGCTGAATATATTAAATTATTAGATCATTTGAAAAGCACAGGTATAAATACAGTGATATTTCAAGTTAGGCCAGAATCAGATGCTCTATATAAATCTAATATTAATCCTTGGTCTAGGTTTTTGACAGGAACTCAAGGTAAATATCCAGGTTATGATCCTTTGCAGTTTGTAATTGATGAAAGTCACAAAAGAGGTATCAAAGTACATGCTTGGTTTAATCCATATAGAGCTTGGATGAATCCAGATAAATCAGGTTCAACACCTACAAATCCGATGAACTTACATCCGGATTGGGTCATAAAATATAATAATAAATGGTTTTATGATCCAGGTAAGCCTGAGGTTACAAATTATATAGTAAATACAGTTAATGAAGTTGTTAGAAATTATAATATAGATGGCATACACTTTGATGATTATTTTTATCCGGATTCTAATTTTCCAGATTATAATACATATAAAAAATATGGGTCAGGAAATATTGATGACTGGAGAAGAAATAACATAAATAATATGTTAAAAAAAGTAAATACAGGAATTAAGTCAATAAAACCAGGTCTTGTATTTGGTGTAAGTCCTTCAGGGATTTGGAGAAATTCTTCAAGTGATTCAAACGGTTCAAACACAAGTGGTAGCGAATCATACGCCGTACAATATGCGGATACAAGATATTGGATAAAAAATAATTTAATAGATTATGTGGTTCCTCAAGTGTATTGGAAAATTGGGAATACAAGAGCTGACTATGCAACTTTAATAAAGTGGTGGTCAGACCAGATGGTGGGTTCAAATGTAAAGCTATATATTGGTCAAGGTATATACAAGCATGGTCAAGATGATGTGTATGGTGAAAATGTAGCCATTGAGATAAAAAATCAAATATTATTAAATAGGAAATACCCTAATATCAAGGGTAGTATGTATTTTTCTGCTAGTGATATAGTAAATTCATCTCAAGTAACAAATGATTTAAAATCACTTTACTTAGCAAGATATCCTTACCAAAATTCCATGATGGGCGCCAATAGGTCTGATACAGCTGTAGAAATAAGCAAAAAATCTTGGCCAAATGGAACAGGAACTGTGGTATTAGTGAATGGGTATGAACCATACGTGGGAGTAATTTCTTCACCACTAGCATCATTAAGAAATGCACCAATCTTGTTATCAAGTAAATCATATATAAGCGAACCTACTATAAACGAAATAAAAAGATTGGGTGCAAAAAAAATAATATTAATAGGTGATGAAAATTCTATAGATAAATCTCAATTAGATAAATTAAATACAGCTATAAGTGGATTAAGTTATGAAAAAATATATGGAAAAGACATATATGAGGTATCAAATAAAATAGCAGAGAATATCAGCCAGAATAAGCCTGTTAATAATGTATATGTAGTAGGAGAAAATGGATTAGCAGACGCTATTTCTATAGCATCCAAAGCATCATATGAAAGAAACCCTATTATTGTAACAAATTACATAAAAAATAATAACCCTGAAAATGTTTATTTTGTAGGTGGAGATATGATTATTTCTAATAATATAATAAAACAAATATCTAATGTGCTATCAAAAGACTTAACTAATAGTAGAATAGCAGGTGCCAACAGAATTGATACAAATTCATTAGTAGTGAGAAAATTTTATACAAAACTTTTTACAAAAGAAGCATTTGTAACAAGAGCAGATGCACTTATTGATGCTGTTACTATAAGTGTTTTTGCACAAAGAACAGACTCACCAACTATACTAGCGGGTAAAAGTATAAATAGTCTTCAAAATGATGTTCTTTATCCTAGAAGTGTAAGCCTATTATATAAAGTGGGAGGAGGAATAAATACTTATACTTATAACAAAATATATGAGCTATTGTATGGTGTAATGCAGTAG
- a CDS encoding NUDIX domain-containing protein, which produces MKERFKTKSAVFLLLKMNDKILMQKRMNTGFYDGYYDLTVSGHIEEYESITDAMIREAKEECNLDITKEDIELFTVIHTSMYNDLYYFFYFVMEIEENKDYHIRVNEENKIEELKWFDLDKLPELLGEHNKIAINNYKKGIRLSEIGW; this is translated from the coding sequence GTGAAAGAAAGATTTAAGACTAAAAGTGCTGTATTTTTATTGTTAAAAATGAATGATAAAATTTTGATGCAAAAAAGAATGAATACAGGTTTTTACGATGGATATTATGATTTGACAGTGAGTGGTCATATTGAAGAATATGAATCAATAACTGATGCAATGATTAGAGAGGCAAAAGAGGAATGCAATTTAGATATTACAAAGGAAGACATAGAATTATTTACAGTTATACATACATCTATGTATAATGACTTATATTATTTCTTTTATTTTGTAATGGAAATTGAAGAAAATAAAGATTATCACATAAGAGTTAATGAAGAAAATAAAATAGAAGAACTTAAATGGTTTGATTTAGATAAACTTCCAGAATTGTTGGGAGAACACAATAAAATAGCAATAAATAATTATAAAAAAGGAATTAGGCTATCTGAAATTGGCTGGTAA
- a CDS encoding suppressor of fused domain protein translates to MGIFDIFKKNKDNKNGIEKESKSASNKEFEKTLRLDLSDEVNDLEAPGWDAITQEFDRIYPGQDNPKHFGTFVKWMFGGNNPLDGISIYDGGDFWHFVSYGMTELYEKESQNLENSGYGYELTFKLKKDDYVDEEYEIRNICGIMQNIARQVFLNDEVYKPYEFIEYSKNQGVDAKHQSKITGFICVPDSSIRTLDTDYGKVEFLELVGVTDDELTSLNDYCNVKDLYIRLGSDITDYNRKSLL, encoded by the coding sequence TTGGGAATTTTTGATATTTTTAAAAAGAATAAAGATAATAAAAATGGGATAGAAAAAGAATCAAAAAGTGCATCAAATAAAGAGTTTGAAAAGACTCTAAGATTGGATCTTTCTGATGAAGTAAATGATTTAGAAGCTCCTGGATGGGATGCAATTACGCAAGAATTTGATAGAATATATCCAGGGCAGGATAATCCTAAACATTTTGGGACATTTGTAAAATGGATGTTTGGAGGAAATAACCCACTAGACGGAATAAGTATATATGATGGTGGGGATTTCTGGCACTTTGTATCTTATGGTATGACTGAGTTATATGAAAAGGAGTCGCAGAATTTAGAAAATAGTGGATATGGATATGAACTAACGTTTAAATTGAAAAAAGATGATTATGTAGATGAAGAATACGAGATAAGAAATATATGTGGTATAATGCAAAATATTGCAAGACAAGTATTTCTAAATGATGAAGTATATAAGCCATATGAATTTATTGAATATTCAAAAAATCAAGGAGTAGATGCAAAACATCAATCAAAGATTACTGGATTTATATGTGTACCAGATTCTAGTATAAGAACACTAGATACAGATTATGGAAAAGTAGAATTTCTAGAGTTAGTAGGAGTGACAGATGATGAATTGACATCATTAAATGATTATTGTAATGTAAAGGATTTGTATATAAGGCTGGGTAGTGATATCACAGATTATAATAGAAAATCACTGTTATAA
- a CDS encoding glycosyltransferase family 2 protein: MIDGLISIITPIYNADKHIEETVASVLKQTYTNFELLLIDDCSTDKSSEIIGRLIEKDNRIKYIKLKQNSGAAVARNIGLSKAKGRYVAFLDSDDLWKENKLKKQIELLDENNVAFCFTSYRYFYDADNITSKVARAPEKIDYEGLLKNTLIGCSSVMIDREIIGDFKMPEVRKGQDTATWLKLLRQVPYAYGIYDDLVYYRVANGSLSSNKSQALRRTWYTYRNIEKLPLLKAIYVFIFYAFNAFKRRVKNEK; encoded by the coding sequence ATGATAGATGGGTTAATATCGATAATAACACCAATATATAATGCTGATAAACATATAGAAGAGACAGTTGCTTCAGTATTAAAACAAACATATACAAATTTTGAGTTATTGTTGATAGATGATTGCTCTACTGATAAGTCTTCTGAAATAATTGGTAGATTAATAGAAAAAGATAATAGGATTAAATATATTAAATTGAAACAAAATTCAGGGGCTGCTGTTGCCAGAAATATTGGATTATCAAAAGCAAAGGGTAGATATGTAGCCTTTTTAGATAGTGATGATCTATGGAAAGAAAATAAACTCAAAAAACAGATAGAACTTTTAGATGAAAATAATGTAGCTTTTTGTTTTACTTCATATAGATATTTTTATGATGCAGATAATATAACTTCAAAAGTGGCAAGAGCACCAGAAAAAATAGATTATGAAGGTTTACTTAAAAATACTTTGATAGGATGTTCAAGTGTGATGATAGATAGAGAAATTATTGGAGATTTCAAGATGCCTGAAGTGAGAAAAGGTCAAGACACAGCTACTTGGTTAAAATTACTTAGACAAGTTCCCTACGCATATGGAATATACGATGATTTAGTATACTATAGAGTTGCAAATGGTTCCCTTTCAAGCAATAAATCTCAGGCATTAAGGAGAACGTGGTACACATATAGAAATATAGAAAAACTTCCACTTTTAAAAGCAATATATGTATTTATTTTTTATGCATTCAATGCTTTTAAAAGAAGGGTTAAAAATGAAAAATAG
- a CDS encoding ZinT/AdcA family metal-binding protein has product MNKRIAMLFAASLLTLTACGANNNVKDSKDSKNNTKMEQKVDSNNGKKDTDKSKKNQDVSISDWQGTWNDMSAYLDNQDLQSAYAEVAKRDNKKPEEVKRELKNRRKNEFGGIVIQGNKVTFLDKFKDKGGKEVFSSEYKFIKSFETKHGNETLEWDQFEATDKNAKYPIIIMMPIHGEESLTHFHMRYGKNIDELLKQDKWFPTYVKPSTTSQQLIDEIKE; this is encoded by the coding sequence ATGAATAAGAGAATAGCAATGCTGTTTGCAGCAAGTTTACTTACACTTACAGCTTGTGGAGCAAACAATAATGTAAAAGACAGTAAGGACTCAAAAAATAATACAAAAATGGAGCAAAAGGTTGATTCAAATAATGGAAAGAAAGATACGGATAAATCAAAAAAAAATCAAGACGTTTCTATATCTGATTGGCAGGGTACATGGAACGATATGAGTGCTTATTTAGATAACCAAGATTTACAAAGTGCATATGCTGAAGTAGCAAAAAGAGATAATAAAAAGCCAGAAGAAGTAAAGAGGGAATTAAAAAATAGACGAAAAAATGAATTTGGAGGAATAGTTATTCAAGGAAATAAGGTTACTTTCTTAGACAAATTTAAAGATAAGGGTGGAAAAGAGGTATTTTCCTCAGAATATAAATTTATAAAATCATTTGAAACTAAACATGGAAACGAAACTTTAGAATGGGATCAATTTGAAGCTACAGATAAAAATGCAAAATATCCAATTATAATAATGATGCCAATCCATGGTGAAGAAAGTTTAACTCATTTCCATATGAGATATGGCAAAAATATAGATGAACTATTGAAACAGGATAAATGGTTCCCAACATATGTTAAGCCATCGACTACAAGCCAGCAATTGATAGATGAAATAAAAGAGTAA
- a CDS encoding carbonic anhydrase yields MNSEGLISRLMIGNSMFLETNKFIGDISLDKRKELKNGQNPYAIILTCSDSRITSEAIFSAGLGDLFVIRVAGNIVGPSEIASIEYAANVLGTKLLMVMGHTHCGAVNSAINGESCGHLAYVLDEIKEGIDDETDDKKASFKNVEHSINKLREKLYLTDRLEIVGGVYDIETGKVDFSI; encoded by the coding sequence ATGAATAGTGAAGGATTAATAAGTAGATTAATGATAGGAAACTCTATGTTTCTAGAAACTAATAAATTTATTGGCGATATATCTCTAGATAAAAGAAAAGAGCTTAAAAATGGACAAAATCCATACGCGATAATATTAACTTGTTCTGATTCAAGAATTACATCAGAGGCTATATTTTCAGCAGGATTAGGAGATTTGTTTGTAATACGTGTAGCTGGCAATATAGTAGGTCCTAGTGAAATAGCTTCTATCGAATACGCGGCTAATGTCTTGGGAACAAAGCTTTTAATGGTAATGGGTCATACACATTGTGGTGCAGTAAATTCCGCTATAAATGGTGAAAGTTGTGGACATCTAGCATATGTATTGGATGAGATAAAAGAAGGAATAGATGATGAAACCGACGATAAAAAAGCATCTTTTAAGAATGTAGAGCACAGTATAAATAAATTGAGAGAAAAACTATATTTGACAGATAGATTGGAAATTGTGGGTGGAGTGTACGATATTGAAACGGGCAAAGTAGACTTTTCTATTTAA
- the cls gene encoding cardiolipin synthase: MDKHKIKDKFNEEKRELKEKKHLVKPIFLVTILILLQIFLFIFIYTIFIQKVHWINWIWIVIRFILIIHIINLDKPIDYRVAWIIPIASLPVFGIMLYLFLEILPGPRMLSRRLEKIKIKNTKLLTANKNIPSEMEHDPRVDYGLDRYLDNIIDYPMHKNTDLQYYTQGEEYFEKLIVDLRNAKDFILMEFFIIKPGIMLDTIVDILSDKVKEGVDVKFMYDGMNAYHLPSSYKNYLESLGIDTLVFGAVKPILSTYHNNRNHRKIVVIDNEIAYTGGVNLSDEYINAVEKFGHWKDNGIRLEGQAVKNFTVMFFNLWDLSSGNEYNLNRYLSHELLTQSQAYVQPFDDAPNDQETVGENVYVDVLNQAKDYVYIMTPYLILSDKVINAIKFAAKRCVDVRIMMPGIPDKKIAYNMGRSYYEHLIKNGVKIYEYSPGFLHAKSFVSDDMTSVAGTINLDFRSLHLHYENAVLVYDEDFALKLKEDFLNTQEKCNQMTIEKYRELNFIYRLSGRVLKLFAPMM, from the coding sequence ATGGATAAGCATAAGATAAAAGATAAATTTAATGAAGAAAAAAGAGAATTAAAAGAGAAGAAACATTTAGTAAAACCCATATTTTTAGTTACTATATTGATTTTATTACAAATTTTTTTATTTATATTCATCTATACTATCTTTATTCAAAAGGTTCATTGGATAAATTGGATTTGGATTGTTATAAGGTTTATTTTAATAATTCATATTATAAATTTGGATAAGCCAATTGATTATAGAGTCGCTTGGATTATACCAATAGCTTCTTTGCCTGTATTTGGTATAATGCTGTATTTGTTTTTGGAAATATTGCCTGGACCTAGAATGCTAAGTAGGCGTTTGGAAAAAATAAAAATTAAAAACACGAAACTTCTTACAGCAAATAAAAATATACCTTCTGAGATGGAACATGACCCAAGAGTAGATTATGGTTTAGATAGATATTTGGATAATATTATTGATTATCCAATGCATAAAAATACTGATTTACAATATTATACACAGGGTGAAGAATATTTTGAAAAATTAATTGTAGACTTAAGAAATGCAAAAGATTTTATATTGATGGAATTTTTTATTATAAAACCAGGTATCATGTTAGATACTATAGTAGATATTTTGTCTGACAAGGTAAAAGAGGGTGTAGATGTCAAGTTTATGTATGACGGAATGAATGCATACCATCTGCCAAGTAGCTACAAGAATTATTTAGAAAGTTTGGGAATAGATACACTTGTATTTGGTGCTGTAAAACCTATTTTATCTACTTATCACAACAATCGTAATCATAGAAAAATAGTGGTAATAGATAATGAAATAGCATATACAGGTGGAGTGAATTTATCTGATGAATATATAAACGCTGTTGAAAAATTTGGTCATTGGAAAGATAATGGAATTAGATTGGAAGGTCAAGCCGTAAAGAATTTCACTGTGATGTTCTTTAATCTATGGGACTTATCTAGCGGTAATGAATATAACTTAAATAGATATTTAAGCCATGAATTACTCACACAATCTCAAGCATATGTACAACCATTTGATGACGCTCCAAATGATCAAGAAACAGTGGGTGAAAACGTGTATGTAGATGTATTGAATCAGGCAAAGGATTATGTATATATCATGACACCTTATTTGATTTTAAGTGATAAAGTTATAAATGCAATAAAGTTTGCTGCTAAAAGATGTGTGGATGTTAGAATTATGATGCCAGGTATACCTGATAAGAAAATCGCTTATAATATGGGTAGATCGTATTATGAGCATTTAATTAAAAATGGTGTAAAAATATACGAATATAGTCCAGGATTTTTACACGCAAAATCTTTTGTATCTGATGATATGACTTCAGTAGCAGGTACAATAAATCTTGATTTTAGGTCATTACATCTACACTATGAAAATGCTGTATTAGTATACGATGAAGATTTTGCACTGAAATTAAAGGAAGATTTCTTAAATACTCAAGAAAAATGTAATCAAATGACTATAGAAAAATATAGAGAATTGAATTTTATTTATAGGTTATCAGGAAGAGTATTAAAATTATTTGCTCCTATGATGTAA